In Deinococcus seoulensis, the sequence CCCGAACGTCACCTTCGAGGTCCGCGCCGTGCCCGGCGACCAGGCCTTCACCAAGTACCTCGCCGCGCTCGCCAGCCGCAGCGGCCCCGACATCATCACGGGCTACCTCTCCTACGGCATCGAGATCGGCAAGAAAGGCGGCCTGCTCAACCTGCAGGAGAAATACCCGGCGCTCGTCAGCTCGGTCCGCAAGACCGCCAACAAGGGCATCCTCGACTCCATCACCTCCGTGGACGGCAACGTCTACGCCCTGCCCTACGACCTGACCGTGCAGCTCATGTACTACCGCAAGGACCTCGTCAAGACCCCGCCCCGCACCTGGGCCGAACTGACCGCCACCCTCGACAAACTCCGCGCCAGCGGCAACAAGGGCCTCGTGCAGCAGTGGGGCAACGCCGGCTGGGTCGGCTTCTTCCCATACCTCAAACAGGCCGGCGGGAACCTGTACGACGCGAAGTGCACCCAGGCGACCATCAACAGCGCCGCCGGCGTCACCGCCCTGACCTACTACGCGCAGCTGTACACCAAGTACAAGGGCCCCACCGACGGCTGGCCCGACATGGAACAGGGCCTCGAGAACGGCGACTACGCCCTGGGCATGACCGGCAACTGGTCCATGCAGAGCATCCGCAC encodes:
- a CDS encoding extracellular solute-binding protein; its protein translation is MRTPFAALTLSALLAATPASAEKLTIWVVGDETTPKILQPAVDLYKKDHPNVTFEVRAVPGDQAFTKYLAALASRSGPDIITGYLSYGIEIGKKGGLLNLQEKYPALVSSVRKTANKGILDSITSVDGNVYALPYDLTVQLMYYRKDLVKTPPRTWAELTATLDKLRASGNKGLVQQWGNAGWVGFFPYLKQAGGNLYDAKCTQATINSAAGVTALTYYAQLYTKYKGPTDGWPDMEQGLENGDYALGMTGNWSMQSIRTGRPKLAGKWGITMLPKGPSGKSTAFEGGSLIGIMSYTRVPDLAADFIKQLYSTRTTVAMIKGANELGTLWLPAGRQDLVTQVNLPADQKAILMRQLSDSDGPPNCPGWEQSGDAVQKAVQQVVFNGASPKAALDDAAKTMNANLSKYGK